The sequence CGTGAACGGAGGTGGAAACGCGGCGATAATAGCCGGGAGCGAAGGAAAAGAGACGACTGTGGTTCTCCTCGGTTGGTTAGGTGCGAAAGCTAAGCATTTGAGGAGATACGTTGAGTGGTACAACTCCAGGGGAATTAACGCCGTTACTTTCACTGTCGACGTTAGGGATTTGCTCCGGTTAGATCTTGGTCGGAGGCTCGAACGAATGATAGCTGAATTTGGGAACGAATTGGTTAATTGGGTATCGCAGAAGGAAGATGATGGTAGAGAGAAATGCTTGGTGTTCCACAGCTTCAGCAACACTGGTTGGCTTGTGTAGGTTGATGGAAGCCAAATCCTTCGTCAAACTTATTACATTTTGATTGTGATTCTGGTCTCCTTattactgatgatgatgatgaatttagTGTTGATTTGAGCTAGATGATGAATTAGGTGAGCTTTTTACTTGTGGCAGATATGGTGCTTTGCTCGAAAGCTTCATTGGTAGACAAGATTTAGTAGAAAAGATTAAGGGTTGTATCATTGACTCGGGAGGAGCAGATCCTCTAGATAccaaggtttgtttcttttataatgtttctctctttcatgtAACCAAGacttccttatcttcttctattGCAAGTGGATAGactttcttttgctttcttgaGAGAACAGGATCTATCTTTTTGAGCTATGCTATTGTGAAACTTTGCTAGTTTGAGTTTTATGTTGAAGAACTCTGTATTTGTTACAAGCATTTGCCAAACCATGACTAGAGGACTTTGATTTTGATATCTAAGCAATTAGCTTTGTAGAGAGATAACTCGGTACTCAGAAAAAAACCATACTTATGAGTTAAAACCGCTGATTTCTTTTATTCACGTAGCCATCATTCAAAGGTTGATGGTACATCGGTCTATATATCTTGTGAATGCCATCTTGTTCTCTTGCAAGATATTGATGTCTTAGGCATGTGAACAAGATAAAATGAGCTTCATAGCACATGCCCTAGTTTGTTCTGAAGtctcttttgttgaaaattGTTTCCGTGTACTTGATCATTTCATAGTCTTAATAGACATCATAATTATTCGTCTTGCGTAGATTTGAGTATACCTTTGCAGATTTTATAGATGAACGATTGAATACTGTTCTTGTGCAGATTTGGGCAGCCGGGTTCACCGCTGCTATACTGAAGAAGCGTAGCTCCACCATAACCACAGAACCAAATGGTTCCATAAACGAAGAAAATGCTTCAACCCCACAAAAGAAGGAACCTTTAGGAATGGAAAGCATGCTGCTATCATCTCTAGAGAAAGTCTTCCCCATCATCCTAAACCTCCAGGACGTCAATACGTAAGATTCACACCACACAGTAGAACAGCCCCATCTGCTTCGTGTTTGTATTTTAGGTTGATCAATCTGAGTTATCTTTTCTCTTGCAGGAGGCTAACGAAAGTCATCAAAAAACTATATGAGAACCATCCTCCATGTCCACAGCTCTATCTTTACAGCTCCGGGGACAAAGTAGTTCCGTCTCATTCCGTTGAGCTCCGCATCAGAGAACAACAGAAGATGGGAAGAAACATACATTCTTTCAATTTCACGTCATCACCTCATGTTGATCATTACCGGAACTTTCCTGACTTGTATTCCTCACAGCTTCGCAACTTCTTGGAAAAGTGCCTCACTCCCACAAAACAACAAGCtctttgattctgtttttggaATATAGATCCTTTTCCACATAATCTTTGTAAGGTTTGCTTCTCTGACTGAATGATTATGAAAGTGGGTAGTAAAACATCCTTcctggttgaaaaaaaaaaaacacccttCCTATGGGCGGATTACTTATTTTTATAacgattaaaattaaaattttattctagGGAAATGCATggtatccaaatatatatatatatatatatatatatatatatatatatattttaagaattgAGAATATTTTTAGTTAGTAAGTACTAAGTAgagttatttacatattttgtctcaataaatttatttacagaaatatattaaaaattcattattACATTTATTACAAATATCTAGCAGATAAATTGGCCAAAGCTCAAAGATATGTTAACACAGACTTCATATTTCACCTATCTATCCCTCTTTGTTTTCGTTCTGATTTGGATTATGTAAACAACAATCCTCAATAATCAGTAAAGTATccagtgttaaaaaaaaaaaaaaatcattccttTTTCTCAAACCTCACTTGCCGCGTGATTAGCACTAAAATGCTCATCGAAGAGTGaacgaaataaataaaagtcaataaaaaatagatatttaatccattatataaattttgtgcttttttatattttttgataagTTGATgcttttttaacattttctccACAACAAATTACTACATCTATCCTAAATTATAAAAGATGTTTTATAAAGCACCAAATTTAagaaattacttttaaaaaactaattaacagttaactaaaaatactatttaaccAATCATGAGAaaaaactgcataatataaataaaaattgccCAACAACATTGAAAAAAGTATAAAAGTTTGTAAAACATcttataaaatgaaacaaaaacaaaaaacttctttaAGATCAAAAGGAGTAATAATTTTGCttccaataaatatatataatactaattttgataagaacaaatatatattactaatttttattcttttgttgatttatatttttatatcttcccacattatatatatgtttattttggaaaaaaaaaatttacttaccgactttttttatatctttgaactctttttgcttctttctcagctaaattatactaataaattttattttattttatcatctttttaaaattattaattaaaaaaaaaactgtaattcTTTAGTGTACTAATTTACCTTTACATTTACAAAGCCGCTTCTTCAACCCTTCTCACGATGCCGCTTGGTTTTATCGAATTCAAATCATGAATCGCCAAATTCACGGAACTGTATCTTCCTAGAAACCCATCTCCTTGAATTCTCTCCCAGATTCCAACTCAGGTTCTTTTCTCTATCACTCTTCCTTgggaatttttgttttgttgttgctgttatTATCATGCGGTGCTTGACTAGTATGTTGCACTAGAACCAGCCAATGGAGCTTTTGGGTCGGAGATTTGAGTGTATACCCGGAAGAGAAGGCTAAAGCGAGAACCTTTGGGGATAACTCCCGACAAAAGAATCAATTCCCACAAAGTAAGTTTCCTCCTTTGAGGAGGTTCTGGAAATTAATATGACCCAACCCACCCTCTAGGGTTGTTAGTGATCGGGTTGTATCATCTGGAAACATTCTGCACTGAGTAATGCTCGCTTAGTTGTGTTtgcctctctctttcttgattcACTTGGCAGCATGGTCTTAAACAACATTGAATTCTTGGCATATACAAGTAAGTATGCTTACAGTGATTAATTGAAATTACTGTCAAAGATTTGTTTTATGCACGAAAGTGACCGTTCGTTTCCGATATAGAATGTTGTGGTTAATCCTGCAACAAAAAACGGTTTGCTGCGGCTTCAATGGTATGCAACTGATGCACAAAGTAGGTACATTGTGTGGGCGgattacttattttttataaagattaaaattaaaattttattctacGGAAATGCATGGTATCCTAAGAATTGAGAATATTTTTAGTTAGTAAGTAgagttatttacatattttgtctcaataaatttatttacaaatatatattaaaatttattattacaaatatCTAGTAATGTTAAATTGTCAACCATCAAAAAATTTCCCAAATATTCACCATTATCAATAATATCTCCTAAAACATTctgtaaaaaatgttttttcttaacttcctacctaaaaatataatttcccATATATGTTTGGATTGCGTCATTTATTGTATTTCTTtcaaatcaatttgttttactaattttgatTGTAAAGTCTTTACAAATTAACATCAATTGAGAATTATGATGCagaataaaattttggtatcGCTTTTTAAAATTCTGGCATCACTTTAAAACTAATgctaaacaaatatatatatatatatatatatatatgtaaattatatatttttcgcCGACATATTTAACCATTTAACctacaaaactaataaaattacatgttgatttgatttattaGAATTTGATGGATTCTTGGGTTAACACAATTAATGTATCTTATAATTAATGTAACACCCAACTAATTAAGATAATGtaatagattagttttgttcaaaaaaaatgtaatagaTTAGTTAGGGTTACACTAAATATTTACGTCTGAAAATTTCTAACTGAactctaaataatataaaatatgaatattaaaaatgaaaagtaaagTTAAAATTATATCGAAAAGCACATAATAATATTGAATTGATTGTAGAAAATATGAACATAATATTGAATTGATTGTAGAAAACCACAttaaaaatttcagtttttcttacaactgtttttcttgtgttgtgtttatttttaatgccctaattgatttttttttttactttgtggAACTCTTCTATTTTAATGCCCTAttgttagttatttttaatttaaataacattagataaatataatattttgttgaagaaaaaaacataaaagaagatcTTTTCAATTAGAAATTCTTTTTaatcaaagcatatatatatatatattttactaacaTACTTTAGGTTCATATTTAttagaataatatatttatgtattttgttgaaacaaatatattttacacttttcttagatagaaaaacaaacaaaagaagaagaagaaatatacaATTCAACATATCTGAAAGAgtctattaaaaaaatgtgatattGAACTTAAGTTATCCTTATTCTAAGCTAATAAtgtcttttactaatatagacACATATATTGATATTATGTTCATATGTGTTTGACTAATAGTTTTTGTGTCATCtttcaaaaaaaggaaaatgatacACTTACTTaagttagaaaataaatattaatataatcagtttataaaatattaattttcatatagtgttcatattttgtaaaactATGTTGgacaatgaaattttaaaataagtacaATGTCTactatatctcttttttttttccggcaaatcaaatatattgaaataaaaaaatgtttacataaTACATAAGCATGTCAAGTGTTACCTAGGGCGTATTTGTGGTGTGATGAGTATGAACATCTCTATCCTTTAAATTGTAGGCACAATGGCAGGCGTAATGGGCaggaaaaacattttaaaagtttgtCTCATATGTAGACATTTCTGTCTTGGAATTTAGATCCAAGAATCAAAAACCTTGTGGAAGCTACATGCTTTAAATACTTTTTAAGTATTCCCAAGAGGGCACCTAATCTGAATATGAAGCTCATCACCGTTCTAGCAAAGTTTTATGGCGTAGAACATTACACTTTTGCTTTTGGAGAGAGAAATGGTAGTAAATTCTATGTAGATATCTGACTTGAAGATATCTTATATAGTACTGGAATTCCAATTGATGGGTGACAgatatttaatttgaatttttatgcttaatctgaatttttatttaattttaatttttgattgttATGCTCTATTTGAATTCAGGTATCTGGATATGAGGATCAATATCCCTACCGTACAATTATGGAACACCTAAAAGTTACAGAAGATGAGCCTCGCAGCTTGCTTTATCAATATGAGGGACAAAACTCTCTCACCATCTATCTCAAGAAGCTGCGATCTAGATTTGAAAACGGTGCCAGTTGAAGCGGATGATTTCGATGCCTTACCGAAAGacatatcttttatttttggtgggGAGTTTGcttttttcaaaaacaacatAAAGTGTATCTCCTATATATCTACCCTTACTTGGAGATTCAGTGAATTACTATGATTGGGGAGCAGCGACGTTTGCATTCATTAAGCAAGGATTAAAATCAATGAGGAATGATCTTGCAATCTATAAGACCTGACAATTCTCTGGTTTTGGGTATGCTTTGATGGTATGTGTGAAACCAGTAAAACACATAATTAGCCACTTTgttacataataaaatagagATATTCTTTCGTAAGCTTGTTTTCTCTAGATTTCTTGTCAAAATCTCTGATAGATAACTTGATCGgtttcaaaatcttgttaatgactaactttgaaatcaatgtttatataataactagATCAGGACCCGCCcaatgtgcgggtttaaagttttataaataacgtTGTGTATAAGTcttatttttgctataatatattgatttatattcatttacaaatcttttatgtatgtcaCCATTATAAGCGTATTTTTAACACCtagatatattgtatgttacaaatatattctttaccaccacctagaaaatgtttATATGAACAACTgttatatatgtctttttactttcacttttgcatagtttttttaattactaaaattattggctcaaaaaatattttgaagaaaaaatatattacatggtatactaatcaatgatgtaacattacaatagtgtatgaccaatcataaaaagaacctcggctccgcccttctcccttgcgtccaacctcctccaccatggagagaactttgactccaccttcctcccttggggagataaccttgcgtccaacctcctccaccgtcctctcttgggaagataaccttgcgtccaacctcctccaccatagagagaacatGGTCACGTCTTTTAGGTATCtaaaaatggcttgctccgacaaccaatgaaactaaagaccattttctaacgtcataaaatcttttgatagcaactaatattaaattttctaatgtattcgtggaagtatCTTTGACATACCGTGATGTAGCCTTTGTCTCTGGAACGCCCGGAcggccaccttgcttagtgagccccatgtccactctcagtctaTGGGCCCACCTTTCTCAGTGGGCCCCACGTCTACTTCTGCCCacccatatccgacggccggtttgttAAGTCCGAGAGACTTTAAATACTTACCCCTAtaaatcaccatatgatcttttgagttctcttaggacccttaatcgaaaagataagtgcactttggtgatataggtgaCCAAATCGATTCTTGTAAACCTATCCGCCAACTAGGGTGTCACAGTCTCTgaactcctatggatctatcaacaacaatttatgtttttccaatctatctatgtttgttgtaagcttgtgtttgattagcctattttatctaaccattaggttagcttatattttttatctccctttgggattgaatgaatagtaccaattatgtttgcacaaaaagggtctatgaccaaccaatcaaggttgaaaaaatagaagaaaattagtttgacataaataaagaaataatagaaaattagaatcacgataatatatgaattccaaataattcaaaggtgaaaagataaattaaataaaacaatctaaaaatactgcattaaattttaaaatacagtatttaaaaaagaagacgcatatattaatctttttttgtcaatatattaatattacctATTACAAACTGAGAAAAAAGAGTAAGTAGgagaaattttggtttaaaaaataagaaaaatttacctttccataaaaaaagttttaccaatagaacaaagttgaaagtaatctttttgaataaattattttgttatatgaaaagtatgagacaatctatgtttatatagaagtgagtattaacaaaatttagaattaataattaactgtatgttttccttaatcccatttctatttttttttgtagaattaataattatctttttacatttttaatattgtttaagacaaaatattttgtttttgttgtaatctcaaatcctttctattaaatattaacttttacacatgtcaaaatctcagattggtataaacttgacacatgtcaaaatcttgttaatgactaactttcaaaacctaactttatataataaaacattatttttgaaaatcatattaagttaataatttaatatattgaaaaaaaattgaatataaaaataatttgtatagtgtcttatatattttcttaagactcttttacttttatttttaaatattaacaagTATAGAATTGACAAATGTTGACATACACGTGTAGCAATATGAGTTAGCTACTTTGAAAACCAAAGggaaaaaaagcataaaaatatcCCATTTACAATTAGAGGTGTAAAAATGGATCAACTCAACTCAAACCAAACCATGAACCTTAATGagttaacaaaatttaattattctaatgAGTTCACGAATAAAATAGGCTAATTGGTTTAGTAGATCAACTGAATTGAGTTGCAATGAGTAATAGTTTAATCATTTAATCCATCAATTCTATTTTTATCGAGTGAAATGGTTAAATCGGttaaatataaccaaaaatctgtaaagcaatcaaaatgtataaaccgattaatggtttgatttttttttcccaaaacagctTCATCGTGATTTGATGAGAAAAATAGAATTTGGATCGGATCTTTGCCGGCGGGAACCAGACAGCTGGTTCGCTCCTCTCATCCTCGCCTGAGTtcaggtttgtttcttctctcgtactctctctctctccctctctccgtCTGTCTTGgtgtctttgtctctctctcggtctctctgtttttttctgggttttgataTCTGAGAAACAAATTGACtctgggttttgattttttctggGATTTGATATCTTAGAATCGCTACTCTCGGTGTTTTGTGTATCTATGTTTGGTGGTGTATTCAAGTTTTAAACAATTGTATAGGAAACTGGATTGCTTGTTAGATtacttgtgtttgttgttttaatGTTCATTATTTAGCTTCTTTGGATAATCGagaagactatatatatatatatatatatatgatgccATGTCTAATGTTGCAAGAGAAGTTGACTTTTGGTAGACAGACTCAGCGAGCCTCTCCTTGTAATTATCATAAGCTCCTGTTGCATATGCTCTTCGTTTAGACCAATAATGGCCTCTAAAATAAAAGCACCCGACAATTGTGTGATTCCTCAAAGCATCTCCTTATGCTTCTGAATTTCTTTTTCCATAACTAAAATTCTTCTCTGTGACAAATGGATGCTCAAGAAGGAGTTTGGGTTCCAGAAgcttacttttgtttattttcatgTCTCATGTTATCCCAAGACAACATCATGGGTGAATAATAGTGATTGTTGTTCGTGGGATGGTATCACGTGTGTGATGCTACGTCAGGCAATGTTGTCGGAAGTTCCAGCTGTCTCCATGGCCAGCTGTCTCCATGGCCAACTTAGACTACTTCATCTCCGTGACTTGAACCTGGCATATAACAATTTCACTGGTTCGCCAATCCCAGCTGGTTTTGATAAACTGATGGAGCTATAAAGACTTAACCTCGCCCGTTCATCATTTTCAGGCCCAACTCCAACCAATCTTCTTCAACTAACCAATTTGGTGCCTCTCGATCTTTCTTATTCATCTTTTGCTATTGATGAATCTTTTCTTCGTCTACTTGCTCAAAACTTTGAGTAACCCTTAGAGAACTGAATATGAGCTTCTCGAACATTTCCTCAAAAGTTCCAAATGAGTTTTCAAACATGTCGTCTCTAAGATTGCTACATCTTGTCGAGGTGCAACCTACTTGGAGAGTTTCCAAGCAGTATCTTTCTGATCCCCAAGTTAGAGTCCATTGCCTTAGACTACAATCTAAATCTGAGAGGCAACCTTCCcatttttcatgaaaataaCTCTTTGTTTGAGATAAGCCTTTACAACACAGCTTTTTCAGGTACCATACCCGACTCCATTGGTAGCCTCAAACATTTGGTTTCTTTGACCCTTTCCTATTCTAACTTCTTATGAATGTTTTCCAAGTCCCGAAACTTGTTTTTCAGCTTCGATAGTGCAGAACTTCCTGATCCCTGAATTGTAGCTTCCTCGAGTTCTTTCAATGAACCAAGCAACTCGTGGTTTTCTTGTTCCAGTTTTCCATTCTTATACTTCATCTCTTTAAGATACGTCTCTCTGCCAGCCAAATGATAAAGTTGTGTTCTATCGTCTTGTAGACTACAATATActatttgaaatattaaattgCACATTATAATTAGTataagtatttttcttccaacaaaaaaaaactatttattaaaacattCTAAAACCAAAGTTTAATAAGATTTGATATTTAACACACAACATTGCAAGGGTTTTTGGTGTTCAATGCTGAGTTATGTGTGTTTTGGTTCaccttttgcccaaaaaaaaaaaagtgtgttttGGTTCACCTACTAAACCGGTTCGTTGGAAGGCAAGGTGAACCGACATGTCATACATAAATGAACCAACCCAGcgggtttgttttcttttttcaatcttcttctccttcgatcCCCAAATCAAAAAGTTTCTGAGACGAACAACCCCAATTGGTTGATTTATTATATACTCTGATCTTCGGAAATGGCAGCTGCGGAAGAGTCAAAGATGTCTCCGGCGAATTCGTTTGGTTCTGTCGTTCTCGGCGGTACGTTTGATCGATTACACGATGGGCATCGAATGTTCCTCAAGGTGgtaaatttggtatttttattttcttcgatTTATTGAGAATCCAAGTAGTATTTTGAATTGTTTGTggtgaaatatataaaatcaggCGGCTGCAGAGTTGGCCAGGGATCGGATCGTAGTTGGAGTATGTGATGGTCCTATGTTGGCCAACAAGCAAGTAAGCAATCACACCTTCAATCtctgttttgtatatatatgtagctAAGTTAAGTTGCTTTGATTGATTTcgacttggagtgatgttgtTACTTATGAGAATATTGCAAAAAAGAAGAACCTTTGAACTGATCTTTGCTATAAAGTCTGAAACTTTTATGCTTTGTTGATGACTTCTTTCGAGGTCTCATTTCATTCTTTTGTGGATACAGTTCACTGAAATGATACAACCCATTGAAGAAAGGATGAGTAATGTGGAGAACTATGTCAAGGTAAATTTCATCTTAAAGTGGAATATTGTCATCAAGTTTCATATACATCTacatagtcttcttcttcaatggaaTGTTTACATTGAATCATTTAATGTGAAAGGAGAGTGTGTAGATGAAATAGGCTATCACGTGAGTTTACGTTTCTCCATGTTCTTCTTGTGTAGTCTATCAAGCCCGAGCTGGTTGTACAAGCTGAACCTATTACGGATCCGTATGGTCCTTCTATTGTTGATGAAAATTTGGAAGCTATTGTTGTCAGGTTTTTACCATCTATCTGTTGATCTTTTTTGCATATGTTCTTCTATTCCATTTCCATGTTTATAGGCTCTTGTAACTAAACATCATCTACAGCAAAGAGACATTACCTGGTGGCTTGTCAGTCAACAGAAAAAGAGCAGAAAGAGGGCTTTCACAACTTAAGGTTTGTTACTTTTATTCCACCAGTGATTGTGACCTCCTGATGCATTTTAAGATCTTCAACCATCACTTGAACCAATCTTTCTTGGACATGCTTGTACAGATTGAAGTTGTGGAAATAGTTTCTGATGGATCTAGTGGAAATAAGATAAGTTCGAGTACCCTGAGGAAGTTGGAGGCTGAGAAAGccgagaaacaaaaacaacccgcagaagaaaaaacattgtaaactcATCATGCTTAAACTCTCAACTTTGTTTGTAACTTAATACACTTATGTATACTTCAAAATGCTGTAAATTGGCTGAAACAGATCAATAAAGGTCCAAGCTTTGCATTCCCTAACTCGGAACAAGAACTAGTCATATGTAAAATCAACTTTGTTTGTTATTAGGATACGTTTGTGTGCATTCATTAGATTGATATTCCTCGCAACATCAATAAAGGTCAAGACTTTTGCATACCTTTTGGCTGAAACGGTCtcgtttttgtttgtatgttaGAAAACGACAACGTTTACAAAGGAAACATGAAGAAGCCAAGTCGGAACAGAAACGTTTTCAACAACGGCTCTTTTGTGATTAATAAAAGAgcaattttttgaataacaaatcTTTGGAAACTGAAAAATCGGattcttgtagatcttctttATAACTTCCCCatatctcttccttctcttttaaaatttgaatcatTCTTCTGATATCACA comes from Camelina sativa cultivar DH55 chromosome 19, Cs, whole genome shotgun sequence and encodes:
- the LOC104767185 gene encoding transmembrane protein 53-like, which codes for MEATTRILSTTALNRRLLLSKLNLKPDTRSIKFTDQFCFPSHNAISRRSSSASAARIRCSSLPPNANLFKSLFFLTSTCRLENSAVHANPFRSEPNDGVAVWNRAPPTVNGGGNAAIIAGSEGKETTVVLLGWLGAKAKHLRRYVEWYNSRGINAVTFTVDVRDLLRLDLGRRLERMIAEFGNELVNWVSQKEDDGREKCLVFHSFSNTGWLVYGALLESFIGRQDLVEKIKGCIIDSGGADPLDTKIWAAGFTAAILKKRSSTITTEPNGSINEENASTPQKKEPLGMESMLLSSLEKVFPIILNLQDVNTRLTKVIKKLYENHPPCPQLYLYSSGDKVVPSHSVELRIREQQKMGRNIHSFNFTSSPHVDHYRNFPDLYSSQLRNFLEKCLTPTKQQAL